A single window of Streptomyces sudanensis DNA harbors:
- a CDS encoding isocitrate lyase/PEP mutase family protein: MARPHGAARAEEFRALHHGRAPEDPLVLPGPWDAASARVFAEAGFPALATPSAGMAASLGYEDGHTPADEMFAAVARIVRAVDVPVSADLEDGYGLPPEELAARVLDAGVAGVNLEDGGPGGLADPAAHADRLAEFRAAVGGAVFLNARVDTYVRGVPDPEETVRRARLYAEAGADCVYPLLAPPDLLPVLRAEAGVPLNAFAAPGGPPPAELGRLGASRITCGPVLHERAVAALRGIAAALRDGAGAG; the protein is encoded by the coding sequence GTGGCCCGGCCGCACGGGGCGGCGCGCGCGGAGGAGTTCCGGGCCCTGCACCACGGCCGGGCCCCGGAGGACCCGCTGGTCCTCCCGGGCCCGTGGGACGCGGCGAGCGCGCGGGTCTTCGCCGAGGCGGGGTTCCCCGCGCTCGCGACGCCGTCCGCGGGGATGGCGGCGTCGCTCGGGTACGAGGACGGGCACACGCCCGCCGACGAGATGTTCGCGGCGGTGGCGCGGATCGTCCGCGCCGTGGACGTGCCCGTCTCGGCCGACCTGGAGGACGGGTACGGGCTGCCGCCGGAGGAGCTGGCGGCGCGGGTCCTCGACGCGGGCGTGGCCGGCGTGAACCTGGAGGACGGCGGGCCCGGCGGGCTGGCGGACCCGGCGGCGCACGCCGACCGGCTGGCGGAGTTCCGCGCGGCCGTGGGCGGCGCGGTGTTCCTCAACGCCCGCGTGGACACGTACGTGCGGGGCGTGCCGGACCCGGAGGAGACGGTCCGGCGGGCGAGGCTGTACGCGGAGGCCGGCGCGGACTGCGTGTACCCCCTGCTGGCGCCGCCGGACCTGCTGCCGGTGCTGCGGGCGGAGGCGGGCGTCCCGCTCAACGCGTTCGCCGCGCCCGGCGGCCCGCCGCCCGCCGAGCTGGGCCGGCTGGGCGCCTCCCGGATCACCTGCGGGCCGGTCCTGCACGAGCGGGCCGTGGCGGCCCTGCGCGGCATCGCCGCCGCCCTGCGGGACGGTGCGGGAGCGGGCTGA
- a CDS encoding DUF3017 domain-containing protein — MLGLTALGLLIVGIDPFPHAPRIGTLLVGAALLAGAVMRRVLPSVGMLAVRSRFTDMITYGVLGGGIVLFALMTQPEPWLEIPFLKEVVRFTVR, encoded by the coding sequence GTGCTCGGGCTTACCGCGCTCGGGCTGCTGATCGTCGGGATCGACCCGTTCCCCCACGCCCCGCGGATCGGAACGCTGCTGGTCGGCGCCGCGCTGCTGGCGGGCGCCGTGATGCGGCGCGTGCTGCCGTCCGTCGGGATGCTCGCCGTGCGGTCCCGGTTCACGGACATGATCACGTACGGGGTGCTGGGCGGCGGCATCGTCCTCTTCGCCCTGATGACCCAGCCGGAACCGTGGCTGGAGATCCCGTTCCTCAAGGAAGTGGTCCGCTTCACCGTGCGGTAG
- a CDS encoding DUF2690 domain-containing protein: protein APGSPAPGVRRDRPRTGAPAPASVPVPQGVNGAPGAAARPPGSPVRQAGLTVAMFFAGALGTLLVFAAAMLLPGLGGDRAAGPVAAPAGTAAPAAPAPSPPVGVGCHRGACEGQDPHAMGCGGSYGSTIASTVVGTVLVEVRHSSACGAAWARVSGAAPGDTVEVTAAGTVRSAAVGADGDAYTPMVVAPAGAAASACARLRDGTTGCTAAP from the coding sequence CGCCCCCGGCAGTCCCGCCCCCGGCGTGCGGAGGGACCGGCCGCGCACCGGAGCGCCCGCCCCCGCGTCCGTACCCGTCCCCCAGGGCGTGAACGGGGCGCCGGGCGCCGCCGCGAGGCCCCCCGGGAGCCCGGTCCGGCAGGCCGGACTCACCGTCGCCATGTTCTTCGCCGGCGCCCTCGGCACCCTCCTCGTGTTCGCCGCGGCGATGCTCCTCCCCGGGCTCGGCGGGGACCGGGCGGCCGGGCCCGTCGCCGCCCCCGCCGGCACCGCCGCACCGGCCGCCCCCGCGCCGTCCCCGCCCGTGGGCGTCGGCTGCCACCGCGGGGCGTGCGAGGGGCAGGACCCGCACGCCATGGGCTGCGGCGGGTCGTACGGCTCCACCATCGCGTCCACCGTCGTCGGCACCGTCCTCGTCGAGGTCCGCCACAGCAGCGCGTGCGGCGCCGCCTGGGCCCGCGTCAGCGGGGCCGCCCCCGGAGACACCGTCGAGGTCACCGCCGCCGGCACCGTCCGGAGCGCGGCGGTCGGCGCCGACGGCGACGCGTACACCCCGATGGTCGTCGCCCCGGCGGGTGCCGCCGCGAGCGCCTGCGCCAGGCTCCGCGACGGGACGACGGGCTGCACGGCGGCTCCCTGA
- a CDS encoding ATP-binding protein: MTTTTAGTSGTDDPGYTRTWPCEPESAQRARRLVSTALALWGMGDVAAAGELIASELVTNAVNHSARRDFRIRISRPGPGTVRILVADTNREEPVPRDPGDDAENGRGLRLVEALSTEWGCDPRPWGKVVWAELRTT, from the coding sequence GTGACGACGACCACCGCCGGAACTTCCGGAACGGACGACCCCGGCTACACCCGGACGTGGCCGTGCGAGCCCGAATCCGCGCAGCGGGCTCGACGGCTCGTGTCGACAGCGCTGGCCCTGTGGGGCATGGGCGACGTGGCGGCGGCCGGTGAGCTGATCGCCTCCGAGCTCGTCACCAACGCCGTCAACCACTCGGCCCGCAGGGACTTCCGCATCAGGATCTCGCGCCCCGGTCCCGGGACCGTCCGGATCCTCGTCGCGGACACGAACCGCGAGGAGCCCGTCCCGCGCGATCCGGGGGACGACGCGGAGAACGGGCGCGGCCTGCGACTGGTGGAAGCGCTCAGCACCGAGTGGGGCTGCGACCCCAGGCCCTGGGGCAAGGTCGTCTGGGCCGAACTGAGGACGACATGA
- the purH gene encoding bifunctional phosphoribosylaminoimidazolecarboxamide formyltransferase/IMP cyclohydrolase codes for MSVNKPIRRALISVYDKTGLEELARGLHEARVELVSTGSTAARIAAAGVPVTKVEELTGFPECLDGRVKTLHPRVHAGILADLRLDAHREQLAELGVEPFDLVVVNLYPFEATVASGAAPDECVEQIDIGGPSMVRAAAKNHPSVAVVTSPDRYGDVLAAVAADGFDLAARKRLAAEAFRHTAAYDLAVASWFASSYAPADESAFPDFTGAAYTRRSVLRYGENPHQGAALYVDGTGGLAEAEQLHGKEMSFNNYTDTDAARRAAYDHADPCVAIIKHANPCGIAIGADVAEAHRKAHACDPLSAFGGVIAVNRPVSVAMAEQVAEIFTEVIVAPGYEDGAVEVLARKKNIRVLRCPGAPSAPVEVKPVDGGALLQVADRLQAEGDDPSTWTLATGDALTDAELAELAFAWRACRAVKSNAILLAKDGASVGVGMGQVNRVDSAKLAVERAGEERARGSYAASDAFFPFPDGLEILTAAGVKAVVQPGGSVRDELVVEAARKAGVTMYFTGTRHFFH; via the coding sequence ATGTCGGTGAATAAGCCCATCCGTCGCGCGTTGATCAGTGTCTACGACAAGACGGGACTGGAGGAGCTGGCCCGCGGCCTGCACGAGGCGCGTGTCGAGCTGGTCTCCACGGGCTCCACGGCCGCGAGGATCGCCGCCGCCGGCGTCCCGGTCACCAAGGTCGAGGAGCTGACCGGCTTCCCCGAGTGCCTGGACGGCCGCGTCAAGACGCTGCACCCGCGCGTGCACGCCGGCATCCTCGCCGACCTGCGCCTCGACGCGCACCGCGAGCAGCTCGCCGAGCTGGGCGTGGAGCCGTTCGACCTGGTCGTGGTGAACCTCTACCCGTTCGAGGCGACCGTCGCGTCCGGCGCCGCCCCCGACGAGTGCGTCGAGCAGATCGACATCGGCGGCCCCTCGATGGTCCGCGCCGCCGCCAAGAACCACCCGTCCGTCGCCGTCGTCACCTCCCCCGACCGGTACGGCGACGTCCTCGCCGCCGTCGCGGCGGACGGCTTCGACCTGGCGGCCCGCAAGCGGCTCGCCGCCGAGGCGTTCCGGCACACCGCCGCGTACGACCTGGCCGTCGCCTCCTGGTTCGCGTCCTCCTACGCCCCCGCCGACGAGTCGGCGTTCCCCGACTTCACCGGCGCCGCGTACACCCGCCGCAGCGTCCTGCGGTACGGCGAGAACCCCCACCAGGGCGCCGCGCTCTACGTCGACGGCACGGGCGGCCTCGCCGAGGCGGAGCAGCTCCACGGCAAGGAGATGTCCTTCAACAACTACACGGACACCGACGCCGCCCGCCGCGCCGCCTACGACCACGCCGACCCGTGCGTCGCGATCATCAAGCACGCCAACCCGTGCGGCATCGCGATCGGCGCGGACGTCGCCGAGGCCCACCGCAAGGCCCACGCCTGCGACCCGCTGTCCGCCTTCGGCGGCGTCATCGCCGTCAACCGCCCGGTGTCCGTCGCCATGGCCGAGCAGGTCGCGGAGATCTTCACCGAGGTCATCGTCGCCCCCGGCTACGAGGACGGCGCGGTCGAGGTCCTCGCCCGCAAGAAGAACATCCGCGTCCTGCGCTGCCCCGGGGCGCCGTCCGCGCCCGTCGAGGTCAAGCCCGTCGACGGCGGCGCGCTGCTCCAGGTGGCCGACCGCCTCCAGGCCGAGGGCGACGACCCGTCGACGTGGACCCTCGCCACCGGTGACGCCCTCACCGACGCCGAACTGGCCGAGCTGGCCTTCGCGTGGCGCGCCTGCCGCGCCGTCAAGTCCAACGCGATCCTCCTCGCCAAGGACGGCGCCAGCGTCGGCGTCGGCATGGGCCAGGTCAACCGCGTCGACTCCGCCAAGCTGGCCGTCGAGCGGGCCGGCGAGGAGCGGGCGCGCGGCTCGTACGCCGCGTCCGACGCGTTCTTCCCGTTCCCGGACGGCCTGGAGATCCTGACCGCCGCCGGGGTGAAGGCCGTCGTCCAGCCGGGCGGCTCGGTCCGCGACGAACTGGTCGTGGAGGCCGCGCGCAAGGCCGGCGTGACCATGTACTTCACGGGCACCCGCCACTTCTTCCACTGA
- a CDS encoding DUF6350 family protein produces the protein MSASVSASATPIASGEPGAITPAEPPPVVYGARPATAAARAFARGLAAAGLGLGAFTVLVMAAWIGSPYPDGGPAGALHAAAGLWLLAHGVELVRPDTLSGVPAPVGVVPLLPAVLPVWLAHRAARDALEPGGTRPRPAPAGAVYAVSAGYTAFAAGAVLYALGGPVEARLPSAAGHLPPVVVLAAASGAWSACGRPLGPLPQWLPEWVRRAPARTRSLAAARAAGGAVLVLLAGGALLVAGSLAWHGSTAYGSLTGLSAGWAGRVAVAALALALLPNAAVWGAAYGLGPGFALGTGAVVAPLGVTGTPALPDFPLLAAVPDGARGGWTAAVALAVPLAAGLVAGWCTAEEAAPPLARRDETWSAARTAGAAALAAVLCGAAAAALAAAASGPLGSGRLAAFGPVWWRTGAAALAWTAVVAVPTALALRIWRTRGQGARPDTPAPPPPPPQVPQDRRVSYVPQDPQVPQGARAPQDARVPQDRQDPRDRQDPRDLPGSPGRQGLRGPGGREAAGAPEDSQNPQGSQDPQDPQAP, from the coding sequence GTGTCCGCTTCCGTGTCCGCCTCCGCCACCCCCATCGCCTCCGGAGAACCCGGGGCGATCACCCCCGCCGAGCCGCCGCCCGTCGTGTACGGCGCCCGCCCCGCCACGGCGGCGGCGCGGGCCTTCGCGCGCGGGCTGGCCGCGGCGGGACTGGGCCTCGGCGCGTTCACCGTCCTCGTCATGGCCGCGTGGATCGGCTCCCCGTACCCCGACGGCGGCCCGGCCGGCGCCCTGCACGCGGCGGCGGGCCTGTGGCTCCTGGCGCACGGCGTGGAACTCGTACGGCCCGACACGCTCTCCGGCGTCCCGGCCCCGGTCGGCGTCGTCCCCCTGCTGCCGGCGGTGCTGCCGGTGTGGCTCGCCCACCGGGCCGCCCGCGACGCCCTGGAACCGGGTGGCACGCGGCCGAGGCCGGCCCCCGCCGGGGCGGTGTACGCGGTGTCCGCCGGGTACACCGCCTTCGCCGCGGGGGCCGTCCTCTACGCCCTGGGCGGACCCGTGGAGGCCCGGCTGCCGAGCGCGGCCGGGCACCTCCCGCCCGTCGTGGTGCTGGCGGCGGCGTCCGGGGCGTGGAGCGCGTGCGGGCGTCCGCTCGGCCCGCTGCCGCAGTGGCTGCCCGAGTGGGTGCGGCGGGCCCCGGCGCGCACTCGCTCGCTGGCGGCGGCACGGGCGGCGGGCGGGGCCGTGCTGGTGCTGCTCGCGGGGGGCGCGCTGCTGGTGGCGGGGTCGCTCGCCTGGCACGGGAGCACGGCGTACGGGTCCCTGACGGGCCTCTCGGCCGGCTGGGCCGGACGGGTGGCGGTCGCGGCCCTGGCCCTGGCCCTGCTGCCGAACGCGGCGGTGTGGGGCGCGGCGTACGGGCTGGGGCCCGGTTTCGCGCTGGGCACGGGGGCGGTGGTGGCGCCGCTGGGCGTGACGGGGACACCGGCGCTGCCGGACTTCCCGCTGCTGGCCGCCGTGCCGGACGGCGCGCGGGGCGGCTGGACGGCGGCGGTGGCGCTGGCGGTGCCGCTGGCGGCCGGGCTGGTCGCCGGGTGGTGCACGGCGGAGGAGGCCGCGCCCCCGCTGGCCCGCCGCGACGAGACCTGGAGCGCCGCCCGCACGGCGGGAGCGGCGGCCCTCGCGGCGGTGCTGTGCGGCGCGGCGGCGGCGGCGCTGGCGGCGGCGGCGTCCGGGCCGCTGGGGTCGGGGAGGCTGGCGGCCTTCGGCCCGGTGTGGTGGCGGACCGGGGCGGCGGCCCTGGCGTGGACGGCGGTGGTCGCGGTGCCGACGGCCCTGGCGCTGCGGATCTGGCGCACCCGCGGGCAGGGCGCCCGCCCGGACACCCCGGCGCCCCCGCCGCCGCCACCGCAGGTCCCGCAGGACCGTCGCGTTTCGTACGTCCCGCAGGATCCGCAGGTCCCGCAGGGCGCCCGGGCCCCGCAGGACGCCCGCGTCCCGCAGGACCGCCAGGACCCACGGGACCGCCAGGACCCACGGGACCTGCCGGGCTCGCCGGGACGGCAAGGACTACGGGGCCCCGGGGGCCGGGAGGCCGCGGGAGCCCCGGAGGACTCGCAGAACCCGCAGGGCTCACAGGACCCGCAGGACCCGCAGGCCCCGCA
- the purN gene encoding phosphoribosylglycinamide formyltransferase has protein sequence MVVLVSGSGTNLQALLDAIAADPEGYGSLVRVVAVGADRTGIAGLERAERAGLPTFVCRVRDHATREEWDHALAEATAAYEPDLVVSAGFMKIVGKEFLARFGGRTVNTHPALLPSFPGAHGVRDALAYGAKVTGCTVHFVDDGVDTGPIIAQGVVEVRDTDDEVALHERIKEVERTLLVEVVGRLARHGYRIEGRKVHVGE, from the coding sequence ATCGTCGTCCTGGTCTCCGGCTCCGGAACGAACCTCCAGGCGCTCCTCGACGCGATCGCCGCCGACCCCGAGGGGTACGGCTCCCTGGTCCGGGTCGTCGCCGTCGGAGCCGACCGCACCGGCATCGCGGGCCTGGAGCGCGCCGAGCGGGCGGGCCTGCCGACGTTCGTGTGCCGGGTGCGGGACCACGCGACGCGGGAGGAGTGGGACCACGCGCTGGCCGAGGCCACCGCGGCGTACGAGCCGGACCTGGTTGTCTCGGCCGGCTTCATGAAGATCGTCGGGAAGGAGTTCCTGGCGCGCTTCGGCGGGCGGACGGTCAACACCCACCCCGCCCTGCTCCCCAGTTTCCCCGGTGCCCACGGAGTGCGGGACGCGCTCGCGTACGGCGCGAAGGTCACCGGATGCACCGTCCACTTCGTCGACGACGGCGTCGACACCGGCCCGATCATCGCCCAGGGCGTGGTCGAGGTCCGGGACACGGACGACGAGGTCGCTCTCCACGAGCGCATCAAGGAAGTCGAGCGCACACTGCTCGTCGAGGTCGTGGGGCGTCTCGCCCGGCACGGCTACCGCATTGAGGGACGAAAGGTTCATGTCGGTGAATAA
- a CDS encoding XRE family transcriptional regulator: MSDVRRAAASVHSLIEADDRSGGQLSLADAAIEGRRRVLDLQQRGSASERVRRALYALAAEFTTIAAWAFTDLRKLDEAQRRLHEATVFSGLSQDAPTEMQVWVNIAILASQRGNWSEQLAAAQAAQASAAARRDPFFGSMGRVRVALAHANLGDAKAAERALGSAQEALGRAADEERPRWAAFYGAAEVDHLAAIVFNRNGRFAEAEAMAHRSLSRMPRDFRRNRALAMCRLALSQLRQGELEQATRTAADVFTTMDGTPLPGRMRTLIGDFHRDLFRLAPTTSYARDWADRMRDEWSRA, encoded by the coding sequence ATGAGTGACGTGAGGCGCGCGGCGGCATCGGTGCACTCCCTGATCGAGGCGGACGACCGGAGCGGTGGGCAGCTGTCGCTGGCGGATGCCGCGATCGAGGGCCGGCGGAGAGTCCTCGACCTTCAGCAGCGGGGCAGTGCCAGTGAGCGGGTCCGCCGGGCCCTGTACGCCCTCGCGGCCGAATTCACGACCATCGCGGCCTGGGCCTTCACCGATTTACGAAAGCTGGACGAGGCGCAGCGGCGGTTGCACGAGGCGACGGTGTTCTCCGGCCTCTCCCAGGACGCCCCGACGGAAATGCAGGTGTGGGTGAACATCGCGATTCTCGCGTCCCAGCGCGGGAACTGGTCCGAGCAGCTTGCCGCGGCCCAGGCCGCCCAGGCTTCGGCAGCCGCCCGCAGGGACCCGTTCTTCGGGTCCATGGGCCGCGTCCGCGTAGCGCTGGCCCACGCCAACCTCGGGGACGCCAAGGCGGCCGAGCGCGCGCTCGGCTCCGCGCAGGAGGCGCTGGGGCGCGCTGCCGACGAGGAGCGTCCGCGATGGGCAGCCTTCTACGGCGCGGCGGAAGTCGACCACCTCGCGGCCATCGTCTTCAACCGCAACGGCCGGTTCGCCGAGGCCGAGGCGATGGCGCACCGCTCGCTGAGCCGGATGCCGCGGGACTTCCGACGCAACAGGGCGCTCGCCATGTGCCGGCTCGCGCTTTCCCAACTCCGCCAGGGGGAGCTGGAGCAGGCCACGCGAACGGCCGCCGACGTCTTCACCACGATGGACGGCACCCCACTGCCCGGACGGATGAGGACGCTGATCGGGGACTTCCACCGGGACCTCTTCCGCCTGGCGCCGACCACGTCCTACGCCCGCGACTGGGCGGACCGAATGCGAGATGAATGGAGTCGAGCGTGA
- a CDS encoding RNA polymerase sigma factor codes for MTQDTIGGTPVTAAPDPPPEAVEAPERVGAPGPAEAPEAMEAPGPAAATRPVTPVEAFETLYACVAPDLVRQAYLLTGRRRAAREAVERAFHQAWDHWPEVAVDRDPAGWVRAAAHGHALSPWHRLRHRFRLPDPPAGGPVARALRDALLELPPPYRRTLLLHDGLGVGLPEVAAETEASSPATAHRLLHARGAVAERVPPLADPDALREHLAELLQQDAAVALAPPEAVRAGGERRVWLWTRATAALSALIAMATAFTLATAPTRYEPPPVPGAAVTGVPALGGPERSERQDERLRLHLDRQPVTGPARLVPSAR; via the coding sequence ATGACGCAGGACACGATCGGCGGGACGCCGGTGACGGCCGCACCGGACCCGCCGCCCGAAGCGGTGGAGGCGCCCGAACGGGTGGGGGCACCCGGGCCGGCGGAGGCGCCCGAGGCGATGGAGGCGCCCGGGCCGGCGGCGGCCACACGGCCCGTGACGCCCGTCGAGGCGTTCGAGACGCTGTACGCGTGCGTCGCACCCGACCTGGTGCGCCAGGCGTACCTCCTGACCGGGCGGCGGCGAGCGGCGCGGGAGGCCGTCGAACGCGCCTTCCACCAGGCGTGGGACCACTGGCCCGAGGTCGCCGTCGACCGGGACCCGGCCGGCTGGGTGCGGGCCGCCGCGCACGGCCACGCCCTCTCCCCCTGGCACCGGCTGCGCCACCGGTTCCGGCTCCCCGACCCGCCGGCGGGCGGGCCCGTGGCGCGGGCGCTGCGCGACGCCCTGCTGGAGCTGCCGCCCCCGTACCGGCGCACGCTGCTGCTCCACGACGGGCTGGGCGTCGGCCTGCCGGAGGTGGCGGCCGAGACGGAGGCCAGCAGCCCGGCCACCGCGCACCGGCTGCTGCACGCCCGCGGGGCGGTCGCGGAGCGGGTGCCGCCCCTGGCGGACCCGGACGCGCTGCGCGAACACCTGGCGGAGCTGCTGCAGCAGGACGCGGCGGTCGCCCTGGCCCCGCCGGAGGCGGTGCGGGCGGGCGGCGAGCGGCGCGTGTGGCTGTGGACGCGGGCCACGGCGGCGCTGTCGGCGCTGATCGCGATGGCGACGGCGTTCACCCTGGCGACCGCCCCGACGCGGTACGAACCGCCGCCGGTGCCCGGCGCGGCGGTGACGGGCGTCCCCGCCCTGGGCGGCCCCGAGCGCTCGGAGCGGCAGGACGAGCGGCTCCGCCTGCACCTGGACCGGCAGCCGGTGACCGGTCCGGCCCGGCTGGTCCCCTCGGCACGCTAG
- a CDS encoding GNAT family N-acetyltransferase codes for MTSGIDLRHYRYGDLPEGFRQMLIDVHADAYADAMDDEFNRRFPWFVDHWSGREGFTCVVAFDGEEPTGFAYGAPLQPGREWWRSTDFRPNNGYTSTYAVSEVMVRPRWRKQGVSGRLHDALLKERTEDLAVLLVDVTHPKVQALYESWGYAKVGEQRPFADSPLYAVMLRSLRG; via the coding sequence GTGACCAGCGGGATCGATCTGCGGCATTACCGGTACGGCGACCTGCCCGAGGGCTTCAGGCAGATGCTGATCGACGTGCACGCGGACGCCTACGCCGACGCCATGGACGACGAGTTCAACCGCCGCTTCCCCTGGTTCGTCGACCACTGGTCCGGCCGGGAAGGCTTCACGTGCGTGGTGGCGTTCGACGGCGAGGAGCCCACGGGCTTCGCCTACGGTGCTCCCCTCCAGCCCGGCCGGGAGTGGTGGCGCTCCACCGACTTCCGACCGAACAACGGCTACACCTCGACCTATGCCGTCTCCGAGGTCATGGTGCGCCCGCGCTGGCGCAAGCAGGGCGTCTCCGGGCGGCTCCACGACGCGCTGCTGAAGGAGCGCACCGAGGACCTGGCCGTGCTGCTGGTGGACGTCACGCACCCGAAGGTGCAAGCGCTGTACGAGAGCTGGGGCTACGCCAAGGTCGGCGAACAGCGTCCGTTCGCCGACTCCCCGCTGTACGCGGTGATGCTCAGGAGCCTCCGCGGATGA
- a CDS encoding bifunctional methylenetetrahydrofolate dehydrogenase/methenyltetrahydrofolate cyclohydrolase, which produces MSAQILDGKAAAAAIKSDLTARVAALKARGVTPGLGTLLVGEDVGSQKYVAGKHRDCAQVGIASIQRELPATATQEDVEAVVRELNEDPACTGYIVQLPLPKGVDTNRVLELMDPSKDADGLHPMNLGRLVLGEPAPLPCTPAGIVALLRRHGVEIAGAHVVVVGRGVTIGRPMPLLLTRRSENATVTQCHTGTRDLSAHLRRADIVVAAAGAPHLIKPEDVKPGAAVLDVGVSRDESGRIMGDVHPDVREVAGWIAPNPGGVGPMTRAQLLVNVVEAAERAAL; this is translated from the coding sequence ATGAGCGCCCAGATTCTCGACGGCAAGGCCGCAGCCGCAGCGATCAAGTCCGACCTGACCGCCCGTGTGGCGGCCCTGAAGGCCAGGGGCGTCACGCCGGGGCTCGGGACGCTGCTGGTGGGCGAGGACGTCGGCAGCCAGAAGTACGTGGCCGGAAAGCACCGCGACTGCGCCCAGGTGGGCATCGCCTCGATCCAGCGGGAGCTGCCCGCGACGGCCACGCAGGAGGACGTCGAGGCGGTGGTCCGCGAGCTGAACGAGGACCCCGCGTGCACCGGCTACATCGTTCAGCTTCCGCTCCCCAAGGGCGTGGACACCAACCGGGTGCTGGAGCTGATGGACCCGTCGAAGGACGCGGACGGCCTCCACCCGATGAACCTGGGGCGGCTGGTGCTCGGCGAGCCCGCGCCGCTGCCCTGCACGCCGGCGGGGATCGTGGCGCTGCTGCGGCGGCACGGTGTGGAGATCGCCGGGGCGCACGTGGTCGTCGTGGGGCGCGGCGTGACCATCGGGCGCCCGATGCCGCTGCTGCTGACGCGGCGCTCCGAGAACGCCACGGTGACGCAGTGCCACACGGGCACCCGGGACCTCTCCGCGCACCTGCGGCGGGCCGACATCGTGGTCGCCGCGGCCGGCGCGCCGCACCTGATCAAGCCGGAGGACGTCAAGCCGGGCGCGGCGGTGCTGGACGTGGGCGTCAGCCGCGACGAGAGCGGCAGGATCATGGGCGACGTCCACCCGGACGTGCGCGAGGTGGCCGGCTGGATCGCCCCGAACCCGGGCGGTGTCGGCCCGATGACGCGCGCCCAACTGCTGGTGAACGTCGTCGAGGCGGCCGAGCGCGCGGCGCTCTGA
- a CDS encoding malate dehydrogenase, with amino-acid sequence MTRTPVNVTVTGAAGQIGYALLFRIASGHLLGADVPVKLRLLEIPQGLKAAEGTAMELQDCAFPLLRGIEITDDPNVAFDGANVALLVGARPRTKGMERGDLLEANGGIFKPQGKAINDNAADDIKVLVVGNPANTNALIAQAAAPDVPAERFTAMTRLDHNRAISQLAAKTGAAVSDIKRLTIWGNHSATQYPDIFHATVGGKNAAEVVNDEQWLAEEFIPTVAKRGAAIIEARGASSAASAANAAIDHVHTWVNGTAEGDWTSMGIPSDGSYGVPEGLISSFPVTCKDGRYEIVQGLDVNEFSRTRIDASVKELEEERDAVRGLGLI; translated from the coding sequence ATGACCCGCACTCCCGTGAATGTCACCGTCACCGGCGCGGCCGGCCAGATCGGCTACGCGCTGCTGTTCCGCATCGCCTCCGGTCACCTGCTCGGCGCCGACGTGCCGGTCAAGCTGCGCCTCCTGGAGATCCCGCAGGGCCTGAAGGCCGCCGAGGGCACCGCCATGGAGCTCCAGGACTGCGCCTTCCCGCTGCTGCGGGGCATCGAGATCACCGACGACCCGAACGTCGCCTTCGACGGCGCCAACGTCGCCCTCCTCGTCGGCGCCCGCCCCCGCACCAAGGGCATGGAGCGCGGCGACCTGCTGGAGGCCAACGGCGGCATCTTCAAGCCGCAGGGCAAGGCCATCAACGACAACGCCGCGGACGACATCAAGGTCCTCGTCGTCGGCAACCCGGCCAACACCAACGCCCTCATCGCCCAGGCCGCCGCCCCGGACGTGCCGGCCGAGCGCTTCACCGCGATGACCCGCCTCGACCACAACCGCGCCATCTCGCAGCTCGCGGCCAAGACCGGTGCCGCCGTCTCCGACATCAAGCGGCTGACGATCTGGGGCAACCACTCCGCCACGCAGTACCCGGACATCTTCCACGCCACCGTCGGCGGCAAGAACGCCGCCGAGGTCGTGAACGACGAGCAGTGGCTGGCCGAGGAGTTCATCCCGACCGTCGCCAAGCGCGGCGCGGCCATCATCGAGGCCCGCGGCGCGTCCTCCGCCGCCTCCGCCGCGAACGCCGCCATCGACCACGTCCACACGTGGGTCAACGGCACCGCCGAGGGCGACTGGACCTCCATGGGCATCCCGTCCGACGGTTCGTACGGCGTGCCGGAGGGCCTGATCTCCTCCTTCCCCGTCACCTGCAAGGACGGCCGGTACGAGATCGTCCAGGGCCTGGACGTCAACGAGTTCTCCCGCACCCGCATCGACGCGTCGGTGAAGGAGCTGGAGGAGGAGCGCGACGCCGTGCGCGGCCTCGGCCTCATCTGA